The genomic window GATAAAATCGACCACTTTTACTTTCATAGAGCAAAACCTTAGTTTGAAATGCCATGCTTTGGTTTGGGGCTGAGCATTGTAGCTATTATTCACAGTAGTACAACGGGTATTTTTTATAACAAATACTTATAAAACTCATCGGATGAGTTAATTTTAAAGGATGTTGATGCTATTACGCAATAATTAAATGGTGTTTTTTTGTGATTTTTATAAAGTGTAGCGTTTTATAGTGAAAGCACCGCTAACTATTCTCTAGAATGATGGTAAACCAGTCGCCTTAATGGAGACTGAAATTAATTTAATTGGTGCGAGCTATAATAATAGTACACACTTTAGATTAGGCATGGAGGGCATCGATAATGGCATATGAGGCTAATTTTGATGGGTTAGTAGGGCCTACACATAACTACAGTGGTTTATCTGTAGGCAATATTGCTTCTGTAACTTATAAACACCAAGTATCAAACCCTAAGCATGCGGCATTACAAGGGCTAGAGAAAATGTATGCGCTAGCTAATTTAGGATTAATTCAAGGTGTTATTGCGCCTCAAATGCGGCCTGAGATCAAGATATTACGTCGATTAGGTTTTAGTGGCAGTGATCGTTGTGTGTTACAACAAGCATCACAACATGCACCTCAGCTATTAACCAGTTGTTATTCAGCATCAAGCATGTGGGCTGCTAATGCTGCAACCGTCTCACCATCAGCAGACACAAATGATCGACGGATACATTTTACGCCGGCTAATTTAGTGAGCCACTTCCATCGTTCTATTGAGCATCAAACAACAGCGCGTATTTTGGCTGCAATGTTTAATGATGATCGTCATTTTTGTCATCACCAGCCATTACCTGCATCTGCACAGTTAGGAGATGAGGGGGCAGCTAACCATACGCGTTTTTGTGATCAGTATGGAAATCAAGGTGTCGAAATGTTTGTTTTTGGCGGCTATGGTTTTGATCAACAGCAACAGGCACTAACGCAATATCCCGCTCGACAAACCTATGAGGCGAGTGCGGCTATTGCACGATTACATCAATTAGATCCGCAGCAGGTTGTGATGGCTCAACAGAATCCGTTATTAATTGATCAAGGTGTGTTTCATAATGATGTGATTGCGGTTGGAAATCAGCAAACGTTATTTTGTCACCAACAGGCTTTTTTAAATAAAGCTGATCTCTATCAGCAACTCCATATGAAAATGGGGGCTAATTTTTCCATTATAGAAGTACCTGATGATCTCGTAAGTATCAGTGATGCTATCAGTAGTTACTTATTTAATTCACAATTAGTGACGTTGCCTAATGGTGATGTTAGTTTAATTTTACCGCAACAGTGTCAGGATAATTCGCGAGTATGGCAATATATTCAGCAGTTATTGCAATCGAACCTCGGTATTAATCGTGTTGATTTATTTGATTTAAGCCAGAGTATGCAAAATGGTGGTGGTCCAGCATGTTTGCGTTTAAGAGTGGTATTAACTGTTGAAGAACAGCAAGCGGTTAATCCTGCAGTATTATTGACTGATTCATTATTTAAACAACTACAAGCATGGATTCATTTACATTATCGGGATCGATTAGTAGAGGCTGATTTTGCTGATCCATCATTGTTATTACAGTC from Photobacterium toruni includes these protein-coding regions:
- the astB gene encoding N-succinylarginine dihydrolase, whose amino-acid sequence is MMAYEANFDGLVGPTHNYSGLSVGNIASVTYKHQVSNPKHAALQGLEKMYALANLGLIQGVIAPQMRPEIKILRRLGFSGSDRCVLQQASQHAPQLLTSCYSASSMWAANAATVSPSADTNDRRIHFTPANLVSHFHRSIEHQTTARILAAMFNDDRHFCHHQPLPASAQLGDEGAANHTRFCDQYGNQGVEMFVFGGYGFDQQQQALTQYPARQTYEASAAIARLHQLDPQQVVMAQQNPLLIDQGVFHNDVIAVGNQQTLFCHQQAFLNKADLYQQLHMKMGANFSIIEVPDDLVSISDAISSYLFNSQLVTLPNGDVSLILPQQCQDNSRVWQYIQQLLQSNLGINRVDLFDLSQSMQNGGGPACLRLRVVLTVEEQQAVNPAVLLTDSLFKQLQAWIHLHYRDRLVEADFADPSLLLQSQTALDELTHILKLGSVYDFQRI